The genome window TCATTATCAGTTTTATCAGTTGGCTGCAGAGAAAATTTGGCCTTGTGTGAACATCTTTATCAGCATCAGTGAGAAATGAGGTGGAGAAACACGCGCATGCACATTTTAGAAAATGATACGcttaaaaggtgctgactgcaaagtcatctgaaatttaaaaaaaaaaaatatatatatatatatatatatatatatatattgtgggcggcacggtggtgtagtggttagcgctgtcgcctcacagcaagaaggtcctgggttcgagccccgtggccggcgagggcctttctgtgcggagtttgcatgttctccccgtggccgcgtgggtttcctccgggtgctccggtttcccccacagtccaaagacatgcaggttaggttaactggtgactctaaattgaccgtaggtgtgaatgtgagtgtgaatggttgtctgtgtctatgtgtcagccctgtgatgacctggcgacttgtccagggtgtaccccgcctttcgcccgtagtcagctgggataggctccagcttgcctgcgaccctgtagaaggataaagcggctagagataatgagatgatatatatatatatatatatatatatatatatatattgtgtatggcattttcctgtctcacaagaacaatgtcatgcggacgagatgtgattgttttgatgtcctgagggtcgcttttctccgttttgggattgtccctcttgaggtaaatggcacggccctacagaaacagccgaatgtaaggagctttaactaatgagTATAACTCTGGaattgcgtcacaccaagatggcgacatgcGGAAAACATTGTGGAggcagcttgtagtgcttcattcagccaagttagtAGTTGTTGATCAGAATGGGAAGGTTTTACTGCGTTTTTGGATGTGTAAATCAttctgaacgaaacaaagacatcagatttttttttttttaatttaccagaggggggaaaaaaactagagagatttctaaggccctgtccacacggcaacggattcaggtgaacccgataaaatttatcgtttcggcctggcgtccacacagcaccggcgttttgggtgccccaaaacgatattttttgagaacgggttccagagtggaaaaatctggcaacggcgccattgcgaagtcgtctggatgagtagaacggatttgtttacgatgacgtcacaaccacatgactagaacaagcagcactctcgcgcgcatcattcgcaacaacaacagaagaaggggtttatgcgcatgcgtcctacttcttctattgttctggtgtctccgatgggaccgtcttacagcgcacgtagaggtgtggcatgtgtattgcatcgttttcagcaagcgttgcgttgccatatgtacctgatattttactgatccgttgcccatgtggacgcgatattttttttacctgctaaaaaaaaaaaatctcgttgccgtgtggatgtagcctaaatgtagaagggaaaaatgccTCGCAAACATTCGGCGGGACTCAGTGTTGAACGGAGAAGtcgtcaaaaaccctatggtatgctcacttcatttccacaaaggtaagaattaaaaataaatacatttgtttaaTTTCAGGACTTATGCTTTTCAAACTTCCTACATTGATAATTTTTGGTTTTATTTGTCCAGGAAAACCTGCAACCGTCAATGAAGAAAcccatccagactgggcacctacGATTGCAATGGGACACTCACTCATCGAGCTCTGTGTCTCAGCCTTCGAAATGATCTTCTCTCAAGAGACATCAACAAAGAAAAGACTGTGCCTggagggaaaaaatatatatcgaAGTGCAAGATGGCAGCAAAGAAAACCTTCCTGAAACCGACAAGGCACAACACCACGAGTCGTCTGACGAATTATCCAGCATCTTCTTAAGCTCGATACACTGGAACACAGTAAAAGCTCATTTCTGTTGGACCACAAACTGATATGACTTTAATGGATATGGAAATACTTGAAAATAAAGCAAAATTCTAGTGTTGGAAGGCTTTCGTAGGCCTTGATTTGATCTTTCGTGTAAAGACTTGTAGAGAACAGCAAGTAGGTCACAATGTCAGGGAATCCCACATCAGGCCACATTTCCAAAAATAGGATTCGTGACATTGTAGGGATCAATATTACTGATGAACTCCAGgttttaattgtaatttttacgcTCTTCAGAATCTAAAGAATCCCGATATTTCGTCAGAAAAAGCACGCGTTCGGTCTCtcttgccgccattttgttttaacCTGCCTCCTGCTGTCATGGCggcgtagttaccgttgctatggggggTGTCATGTGACATTGCAAAGCCTCTATACATGGTGTGTGTCGCAGtacaacatctcgaaactccaacagcaatcaaAATatgacattttacccagaattcaatttTGCAGTCAACTTTAAGTCTAACAGTAAGACAATTCCACAATGTTTCAAATATCAAAACATCTTTAatcaaatcaagttcaattaaatacagaattattggcaccctccgATAATCCTCAAAGAAAGAAGCTTAAATAATGGACAGAATTGCGCACACATGATACGATTTCAACATGCAAATCATAATTTCTTTCATTAAAAAGTGGGTTTTCAAGTTTAACCTTTTACAGGTATAGTTCAcccaaggtttaaaaaaaaaaaaacttgtacaaTTTTCCTTTAAACCTAAATGTAGCCGATGAGCAAAGACATATTTGGTGTCTAAcgtttgcttctttagttttgctGATACAGCTAAGGAAAGGAAGCCTTGCTACAGTACCAGTTTAGCATTGTGCAAACTGCATGACttgttcagtctctctctctcacacacgacaAAGTGGATGTCGCAGATTCAGAGCTTTAAACAAGCAAATAAACTCAAACAAACAACGCAGCCACTTGAAGTTGGACGTATTTCCTATGAcaatatttgtaaaataaaactaTGATCGCTGGTGTTACAGAGCCAAACGGTCATTTGAGGTAACGATGATTTAGCTTGTTGGCTACATTCACCAAACAAAAGAAGCAAACTTTAGATACTGGCTTAAGTGGAAAATTCATTGTcaaacttttttatttatttatttattattattttgggctaaacgtttctcatctcatctcattatctgtagccactttatcctgttctacagggtcgcaggcaagctggagcctatcccagctgactacgggcgaaaggcggggtacaccctggacaagtcgccaggtcatcacagggctgacacatagacacagacaaccattcacactcccattcacacctacgctcaatttagagtcaccagttaacctaacctgcatgtctttggactgtgggggaaactggagcacccggaggaaacccacgcggacacggggagaacatgcaaactccgcacagaaaggccctcgccggccacggggctcgaacccggaccttcttgctgtgaggcgacagcgctaaccactacaccaccgtgccgcctaaacgtTTCTTTAAAaggcaaaaaaaacccacatcaacCAAGATCTTTCTTCATGCAACAAAGAGAAACATTCTGGAAGACGAATATAAAAAGTACCAGGGACTCAAGTTTCTTTCAAACCACAAAGCAAAAGGCACATACAGGATGATAAAtaagaaacaaaaacacaacaaaccaAAACCAGGAACCAATTACATCGTGACCCATGTAACGTTCGAGACTTTTCTACAAGTGCAGCGTGTAAATAGCAGCAGGTGGTTTGCTGAAATGCCATTGTTAAacgtatacaaaaaaaaaagctacggAAATTACAAAACGCTCAAGGAGGGGGGGGGGAACCCTCGTAAAAATTCAAAACTGCATTAGCAAAACCTGCTACAGCCGGCTAAAACAGTCTCACAGCAACCATCTGGCCAAAACCtgtataaagaaaataaatacagCATGTTTTAAATTAAAACCTGGACATTAAATATGTTTTTAAGTCCTTAATATGTGGATTTTCTTTCCACAGACATCAACAGTTCAAATTCATTTAACAGGATTAAGAATTTCTTTCCCTGGATATCTGAGATTAGGACCATTAAAGAAAAGGTTCAAGATGTGCAAAGTTCTGTGAGctggaaagaagagaagaaaaaaaatttgaCACGAAGGCATGGAAAAGTTATATCGAGCAGAACAAGCACGTTACAGTATCATGTGTTGAAATCCATAAagttaaaaatcctacagtgttgctacaaatgacagaaatgcaaacaaatataGATTCTGATATCATTTCATTGAATTCTTGAAAGAACAATTTCACTCCAGACTTCGTGCTACAAAACATCCTGAGAAATACACCAGCGACTCCGTTACCACTTGGCGATCTTCTATACCTGCCATGTAAActctgatgttttggggctgatcAGGGTCAAGGGTCGGAGGTCACAGGTTGCACAGCACCGAGTTCTCCAGCGTGAAGTCGTAGCAGAAGTTGGTCAGGATCTCGTTGATGTCTCGGGACAGGGTGAAGTCGGGAAGCTGAGGCAGGCCGGTCTGCACGGCGAGGATGTGGGGCGCAAGGGTGAACGGGATGTCTCCGAGAAGCTCCGTGTGACCTGGGACACCATCCGTGTTCTCCGGTTGTGCAGAGGGTTCCGAGGTAGGGGGTGCCGGAGCGGACCAGATGGCTTCTTGGGTTTTGGTTGGCGCTGGATTGGAGGACTGAAAAAAGATCAAAAAAAGAGAGTGAGATGTGAAAATGTTATGAATGGGGAAAGCATCTTCAAGGGAAACAAGGAGGTGAAGATCCAACAACTTTGATAGTGTTTAACATAGCGGTCCATGTTGGCTTTTGAATGCTCACAGAAGACTTTAAGATCGttcaaaaactggaagagagttgCTAACGACGTTAACAAAAAACAGGCAAAGTGTGAAAAAATTATTTTTACCACAAAACACTAGcgtatatacagttgtgctcataagtttacataccctggtggaatttttgctttcttggccttttttcagagaatatgaatgataacacaaacttttttccccactcatggttagtggttgggtcagTGGCGTAAGCACATAAGGGCAACAGTGGGCCGGTGCCACTATGATTGACGGCTGGCCCACCCTATCGGAGGTGTCCAACTTGATTGACAGCTGGCTTGCCCACCATAGAGGAGGTGTTTTTAACGTGAAATTCAATGAACAGCAGGATAACAATAATGTAACACGAAACAAAACACTTTGAATTAAGTATAATGTTACAACTATTTACAGAAATTATATTTTTGTCAGTGTTTTTTTTCTATATAATCATTTTGATTGGCTAATGTCCGCGTTTTTGATAAGCGGCAAGAAGCAAACATCCGTTGCTATGCCAAAAAACGGAAGTCATCGCTGACCTAGAATGCTAGTTTAGCTGCGCTAACTTAAACAGAAAATGTCTAAACAGACATCGCTGTCCTCTTTCTTTAATAAGCCAAAAAGATCGAAATCAGAAGAAACAGATGTGGACAATGATGATAATGCCGTTACAAAACAATAGCGAAGAAAGACCTGTTGTCTATAAtgtaggtttgtttgtttttttttaaagtaagcaAAATAGGGGGGTGAAAGGGTAGGGTTGTCAACTGTCCCTTACAATACGGAATCGTCctgtatttcaaaacaaaagatCTGACCTGCTCTGAGCTGAAACTTGACACAATTCTTAATCTTGCCATTAATCAGAGGGCtgtgaatcagatgggatttgctaatatattcaccctaaaattggttagaatgcaggaaattgcatctaagaaatacaattttcttctgggggaggacccccagaccccccgcttACAATGGGGTCCACTCTATTTCATAGAAGTCCACAGTATTACAAATTTCTGCCTACGCCCctgggttgggtgaagccatttattgataaactgtgttttctatttttaaatcataatgacaacaaaaaacatccaaatgaccctgatcaaaagtttacataccccagttcttaataccgtgtattgccccctctaacatcaatgacagcctgaagtcttttgtggtagttgtggatgaggctctttattttctcagatggtaaagctgcccattcttcttggcaaaaagcctccagttcctgtaaattcctgggctgtcttgcatgaactgcgcgcttgagatctccccagagtggctcaatgatattgaggttaggagactgagatggccactccagaaccttcactttgttctgctgtagccaatgacaggtcgacttggccttgtgttttggatcgtggtcatgttggaacgtccaagtatgtcccatgcgcagcttccgggctggtgagtgcaaatttgcctgcagtatttgctgataacgtcctgcattcatctttccttcaactttgagcaagtttcctgtgcctttgtagctctcacatccccaaaacatcagcgatccacctccgtgctttacagtaggaatggtgttcctttcatcataggccttgttgacgcctctccaaatgtaacgtttatggttgtggccaaaaagttcaattttggtctcatcactccaaatgaccttgttccagaagttttgaggctcgtctctgtgctgtttggcgtattgtaggcgagatactttgtggcatttgcttggttttaacagagcccctgattttccatttgttaatcacagtttgaacactgctgactggcatcatcaattccttggatatctttttgtatccctttcctgttttatacagttcaactaccttttcccgtagatccattgacaattcttttgctttccccatgactcagaatccagaaacgtcagtggctggatgaaagatgcaggagtctgtctggatcccagaaacacactcagcttttatgcacacacactgattacaagcaaacagatcacaggtgaggacgttacctttagtagccattcaagcccatttgtgtcaacttctgtgcatgttatcaggccaaaatcaccagggtatgtgaacttttgatcagggtcatttgggtagtttctgttgtcgttatgatttaaaaagagaaaacacagtcgtttgacaataaatggtttcacccaaccactaagcatgagtggaaaagatgtttttgtgttatcattcatattctctgaaaaatggtcaaagaatcatagattctgccagggtatgtaaacttatgagcacaactgtagatGGCTAAAC of Neoarius graeffei isolate fNeoGra1 chromosome 22, fNeoGra1.pri, whole genome shotgun sequence contains these proteins:
- the umad1 gene encoding UBAP1-MVB12-associated (UMA)-domain containing protein 1 — translated: MLSFFGLRKDAKKSPPAERETDGFVIVGETAEDQGAKRQSRSTAQFATNVIIQPSKSSNPAPTKTQEAIWSAPAPPTSEPSAQPENTDGVPGHTELLGDIPFTLAPHILAVQTGLPQLPDFTLSRDINEILTNFCYDFTLENSVLCNL